The nucleotide sequence accgctagaaaccgcaaccacccgcatccgcaaacgcccgcagccgcaaccgcaaccgctgcgtttgaaccagtcaggccctaagtcgtatatggaaataaaaatatatgaatattatatagtttaaacgATTGTAAACTATTGTGACAAAACGTAAATATCTAAGTTTAACTATGGGTCTAACCGGTGATCATTAAAAGAATATTAGAAATGAGTAGGGAAAAAATGAAGAGGAATAAAATTATaggaatgaaaatgaaaatttttccTCATCAATTTTGGGGAGGAACAAATTTGTTCTATATTACTCtagaataaaatgaaaaactattctttataaatggtaaaataaaaaaggaataaCAAGGAATGCATTATTCATTTTCATTCTTTGGTCACCAGTTAGACCATATGTACAATATGATATACTTTCGAAACAATGTGTTTTGTCCGCTAATGCCGGCATAATCATTTTattcttatttataaacacatgCATTACAAATTCAAAGataattatgataaaaattgtttatattttcaaaattttaaactcaatataaaattattaaataacaaactatttatcaaaaatatatgtttgttattacaaatacttattagtttatgtcttattaatacaaaaaatatcagtatgatatgttattatttattctctttaaaatttcaaattaaacatgaaattatttatatataaaaaaggttttttatctataaaacaATATGCTTATTATtgtgttgaaattttaaaaacacttaTATATTAGAGATATTATAGAAAATTCATAAATCATTCAAAACACGTTTTTATATTAGTATATTCTTATTCCAAAGTcttgaaaacatgtttttgatattattatgtttaaatttttatagcCTTGGCACAAgctaacaatatatatttattatattaaaactgaagtaatAACCAATACTTGCCTACTTTAAAGTGTTTTTTTACCTTTCCTTCATTctttttaactaatttaaactctttattttattgtatttaccAAATAATCCAACTTCATTTATTACCCTATTACATTCCTTTTTTACTCTTCCtaattacttcattaattatatttatgataATAATTCGACAACATTTATTttagacttattcttgggttcactccctagggtgaacctgTAGGTTCACCAATCAATAGGATtatgttatttcaaatttgatatcttttataaaaggaaacaaaatattgtcaagttatattatgtttttaaaataaaaagataaaaattaaaaaaaaaattgtagtaattacaaaaaatatttttaacgtcgtcatgaaaaaactaaaccctaaatcttaattcctaaaccctaaattcgaaaccctaaacccttggataaaccctaaacccttggataaatcataaacactaaatcaaaaatactaaacactaaaacattcaagggtttaggatttttgtgttcagtgtttttgatttagagtttatgatttatccaagggtttaggatttacccaagggtttaggatttatccaagagtttagggtttcagatttagggtttagagattaggatttagggtttagagattaagatttagggtttagtgttttgctgacgacgttaacaatatttttttaaaaaaactttttttttgtaactattatttttttacctttttattttaaaaacataatataatttgacaatattttgtttcattttttagaagatatcgaatttgaaataatgaaatcctattggttgatgaacctagaggttcaccttagggggtgaacccaagaattactctttattttatatgttaaccaaaataatttcaCAAGTTTGAATGAAATTAATTCATTCATAACAAGAATTCaaaatgttaataattttttttaatttgtttataaaatcagttagatATTGGCAACCAAGTACCCGTTAGGGTACGGACCAGTTTTCTGGATATcggatttttggatttaaaacTAAACTTTGTTCGGATATTACAAATTTTCGGACGAGATTAGTACTTGGATCTTTTTGGATCCGGATAGGTTTGTATGAAGCTAAAAATATCCAAACAACttatgtgtttaaaaatatcattaaataatttataaaaaaagtaaaaattaacatCCGCACGGGgtgcgggtcaagctctagttaATTAGTTATTACAGGATGACTTTTATAAAATTAcagaaacaatatttataaaagctaCATTACAGAGGTTGCATAGGCTATATATGCGATTGTGTGTTTTCTTATTGAAATACATTTTGATAGTTTAGAAAGTTAGAAACCTTGTTTTAACATAGGTTAGCCTGAAATGGCTTAACCAGTGGAACCAGCGAGCCACTTAGGTGCATCGACATGACTTCATTGGTCGAACCCACGAGCTTTCCACCCACAAAGATGGCTGGGACCGGTGTGGAACACCCGAGCCTCATTATGGCTTTCTCAATCTCACGACAATC is from Brassica napus cultivar Da-Ae chromosome A4, Da-Ae, whole genome shotgun sequence and encodes:
- the LOC106352037 gene encoding monothiol glutaredoxin-S9; amino-acid sequence: MDKVVRMSSEKGVVIFSKSSCCMSYAVQVLFQDLGVHPTVHEIDKDPDCREIEKAIMRLGCSTPVPAIFVGGKLVGSTNEVMSMHLSGSLVPLVKPFQANLC